The following is a genomic window from Amycolatopsis acidiphila.
GCGGCGTCCAGGTCGCCGGTCAGGCCCGGCAGCTGGTCGAGACTCGCCCGCAGGTTGCCGTCGTTGTTCGCCAGCACCGACAGAGTCTGCTGGGCGGCGTCGGCGAGATTCGCCAGCCGGTCGTCGTTCTTGCCCACCGCAGTCGATATCTGCGACAGCGCGGTGACCAGGTCAGCGATCTTCTGGCGCCTGGTGTCGAGCGCGTCGACGACCGGCTTGATCCTCGTCAGCAGCCCGTTCGTGGCGTCGAGCCCCTCCGGAAGCTCCTGCGGGGCGCGCGCGAGCGCCACGTCGGACTCGGTCAGCAGGTCGGTCAGCGCGTGCTGCGTGCGTTCATCCAAATGCGACAGCACGTCGTCGGCCTGCACGCCGCGCTGTGTCCGATCCAGTGGAATGGTCCCGTTCTGGGCGTAGGGCTTACCGGGCGGGCCGCCCGGGTTGATCTCGACGGTCATGTCGTTGAGCGGGTTCTTCGGCCTCAGCACGGCGCGCGCGTTGTCGTAGACGGTCTGCCCGCCGTCGATCTCCAGATCAAGAATGGCCGTCCCATGCTCCGTGACCCGCCAGCCGGTGATCTTGCCGACGTTCACACCGGCGATGGTCACCTTGTGCGAGCTGTCGGGATTGACACCCGGCACCGACTGAAACTCCGCGTGCAGAACCAGTTTGTCCTGCCAGGGAAGGGAAGTGGACATCTTGGACCCCATGATCCCGGCCGCGACCACCGCGGCGACGACCAGCGCTGTCACGGCACCGACGTCCCGGCTCAGGCCTGGCACCGTCCGCAGACGGTCCCAGGTGCGGCGGATGGACATCATCATCGTGGCTCCTCCGGCGGGATCGGGAACTCCGGCAACAACGCCTTGCCCGAGTTGGCGTCTTCCTGCGGGCCGGCGGGCTGATCCAGCCCCAGGGTCTCGAGGTACTGCTCCAGACTCAGCGGAACGGCGGCTCCGCCCA
Proteins encoded in this region:
- a CDS encoding MlaD family protein — translated: MVAAGIMGSKMSTSLPWQDKLVLHAEFQSVPGVNPDSSHKVTIAGVNVGKITGWRVTEHGTAILDLEIDGGQTVYDNARAVLRPKNPLNDMTVEINPGGPPGKPYAQNGTIPLDRTQRGVQADDVLSHLDERTQHALTDLLTESDVALARAPQELPEGLDATNGLLTRIKPVVDALDTRRQKIADLVTALSQISTAVGKNDDRLANLADAAQQTLSVLANNDGNLRASLDQLPGLTGDLDAAMNSTQQLTEELNPTVDKLGAASKDLPDALQRTEKTVDQLGQTVDKAKPALEAAKPVVADLRPLVSDVAPALADLIPVTRSLNQDTATVTTYLDDIRAFVYNTSSVFGAGDGPETGIIRGHLVIPLAGAGVLPGGQGGYAPGPENGIQGGTR